GCCCCGGCATCGACAACTACAACTCGCTCTTCGTGCAGTTGAACCGGCAGGCGACGAAGGGTCTCAACTTCATCGTCTCCTACACGCTGGCAAAGAGCACGCAGAGCGGCGTGGACTTCGACAACCAGTTCGACTTCAGCGACACGCACGGTCTCTCGCTGCTGGACCAGCGCCAGCGGCTCTCGCTCGCCGCAGTCTATGCGCCGACGATCGAGACAGAGAACGCCATGGCACGGTCTGCGCTGAACGGCTGGAGAGTCAGCATGATCACGCAGATCAACGCTGGCCGTCCGTACACCGGCGTGGTGACAACGTCTGCCCTTGGTGCAACGCTCAACGACTCAGCAGCCAACCAGGCGACCGCGAACACTGCGGCAGGCCTAGTGGGCGGCGGCAATCAGGGCGGCCTCTCCCCGGGTGAAGGCATCAACTCCTTCACCGGTCCCGGGACCACCCAGGTTGACCTCGGCATCGAGCGCTCCATCAAGATCAAGGAGAACCAGACCATCAACTTGAAGGTGCAGGCCTTCAACCTGTTGAACTCCGCCAACTACTTCGTCTACGCCGGCAGCGGCATCAACCAGGTGCAGTACCATGCCACCGGCGAAAACTGCGGTGACGGCAAGACGATCAACCAGACCTGCACGCTGGTTCCCAACGGCGGTGTCGGTGGCTTCCAGACCCTCACCGCGGTCGACCAGTCACACCCGCCGCGCATCTTCCAGTTCTCCTTCGCCTACAAGTTCTAAGCCCAGCGAAGACGCACCCATAACCGGAACAGGAGTCCAGCACGCGAACCTGACATCGTCAGGGGGTGCCGGGCTCCTGTTCCGCTTAAGAATCTGCCCCAACACTCGTCATCTCGACCGGAGCCGTGCGGCTCTATCGCACGGCGTAGTGGAGAGACCCCCGCATTCGTCTTTGCTTTAGCTCTCAAACCGAAGAGATGCAAATTTCGAGGCGATGAGACAGGCCCCTAAGCCATAATCACTTCAAGATCCACTCCGACCTGCAGGAGCACGCATGATCCAAGCGACGAGTCTTACCAACGAAGACCTTGCCCCCACAACGCCCGAGCAGCGCACTTGGGGGACCTACAACTACATCGCCCTCTGGTTCTCCATGTCGATGGAGATCACCACCTACATGCTCGCCTCGTCGTTGATCGCGGGCGGCATGAACTGGAAGCAGGCGCTGTTCACCATCCTGCTGGGCAACCTGATCGTGCTCATCCCGATGCTCCTCAACGCCCATGCGGGCGCCAAGTACGGCATCCCCTTCCCCGTCTTCGTGCGTGCCTCCTTTGGATTGCGCGGCGCCAACATCCCTGCCATCCTGCGGGCGATCGTCGCCTGCGGATGGTTTGGTGTTCAGTCCTGGCTCGGCGGACAGGCGATCGCCGCCATGGTCAACGTACTCTGGCCCGCGTCGGCCCATATGCCATGGGTTCTCTGGGCCTGCTTCCTCGGCTTCTGGTGCTTGAATATGGTCATCGTGTGGCGCGGCGTCGAATCGATCCGTTTCCTGCAAAGCTTCTCCGCACCCTTCATGCTCGTCATGTCGCTCACGCTCCTGGTGTGGATGGTTCACAAGGCGGGCGGCTTCGGGCCCATGCTCTCCGCGCCCAGCCAGTTCAAGACCACCGGCAGCTTCCTCCACTTCTTCTTCCCCATGCTCACGGCCATGGTCGGCTACTGGGCGACGTTGTCCTTGAACATCCCCGACTTCACCCGCTACGCCAAATCGCAGGAATCGCAGATCTTCGGCCAGGCCTTCGGCCTCCCCGTTGCGATGACCTTCTACTCCTTCATCGGCATCGCCGTCACCTCAGCCTCGACGGTCGTCTTCGGCGAGCCCATCTGGAGCCCGATCACGCTCATCGGCCGCTTCCATCAACCGTACATCGCCTTCCTCGCCCTGATCGCCCTACTCGTCGCCACGCTCAACGTGAACATCGGCGCAAACGTGGTCTCTCCCTCGAACGACTTCTCGAACCTGGCACCAAGACTCATCAGCTTCCGCACCGGCGGCATGATCACCGGCCTCCTCGGCCTCGCCATGATGCCCTGGAAGCTGATGAGCAGCTTCGGCAACTACATCTTCGGATGGCTCGTCGGCTACTCCGCTCTGCTCGGCCCCGTCGCTGGAATCATGGTCGCCGACTACTTCCTCATCCGCGGCACACGCCTCGACGTCAGCTCTCTCTATCATCGAGGCGGCCCCTACGAGTACAGCAAGGGCTTCAACCCCAGGGCGATTGCAGCCCTCGTGATCGGGGTCATCGTCGCCCTCTGCGGCCTGGTCATCCCGTCGCTGCGCTTCCTCTACGACTATGCCTGGTTTGTCGGCTTCTTCCTCTCAAGCGCTATCTACGTCGTCCTGATGCGAGCCTTCACCCCTGAAGAAGTGCGTTCACTGGATCAACCGCTCGTGGTCGAGGAAGCCCTCTAAGACCTGTCTAAAACACGTCATCTCGACCGGAGCCACGCGGCGTCATCGCGTGGCGTAGTGGAGCGACCCCCGCATTCCGCTTTGTCCGGCCTCTTCCCGGCTTCGAAAGCTGGAACGAAGCAAATCTCCGCGCTCGA
This Granulicella aggregans DNA region includes the following protein-coding sequences:
- a CDS encoding NCS1 family nucleobase:cation symporter-1; this translates as MIQATSLTNEDLAPTTPEQRTWGTYNYIALWFSMSMEITTYMLASSLIAGGMNWKQALFTILLGNLIVLIPMLLNAHAGAKYGIPFPVFVRASFGLRGANIPAILRAIVACGWFGVQSWLGGQAIAAMVNVLWPASAHMPWVLWACFLGFWCLNMVIVWRGVESIRFLQSFSAPFMLVMSLTLLVWMVHKAGGFGPMLSAPSQFKTTGSFLHFFFPMLTAMVGYWATLSLNIPDFTRYAKSQESQIFGQAFGLPVAMTFYSFIGIAVTSASTVVFGEPIWSPITLIGRFHQPYIAFLALIALLVATLNVNIGANVVSPSNDFSNLAPRLISFRTGGMITGLLGLAMMPWKLMSSFGNYIFGWLVGYSALLGPVAGIMVADYFLIRGTRLDVSSLYHRGGPYEYSKGFNPRAIAALVIGVIVALCGLVIPSLRFLYDYAWFVGFFLSSAIYVVLMRAFTPEEVRSLDQPLVVEEAL